The Azospirillum brasilense DNA window CAGTGGCCCCGCGGCTGGCCAAGGCGACCGACCTGTTCGATTCCCAGCCATCCTGACGCCAGCCTGACACCGGGATGATCCGGCGCGGAATGGGAACGGGCTCTTTGACGGTTTGAGGGCGTCTTTCGAGAAGGCGCGGTAGGGGGAAAATGGCATGCGCATATTGGTGACGGGTGGTGCGGGGTTTATCGGTTCGGCCTTCATCCGCTGGGTCCTGGCGAACACGGCGGCCTCGATCGTCAACGTGGACAAGCTCACCTACGCCGCGGATCTCGAGAGCCTGGCTCCCTTCGCGGAAAACCCGCGCTATGCCTTCGAACAGGTGGACATCTGCGACGAGACGGAACTGCGCCGCGTCTTCGCCGACCACCGCCCCACGGCGGTCATCCATCTGGCGGCGGAAACCCACGTCGACCGCTCCATCGACGGCCCGATGGCCTTCGTGCAGACCAACGTCGTCGGCACCGTCACCCTGCTGCGCGTCGCGCTCGATCATTGGCGTGCGCTGGAAGGCGATGCGAAGGCGGCCTTCCGCTTCCACCATGTCTCCACCGACGAGGTGTTCGGCACGCTGGGCGACGACGGCCGCTTCTCGGAAACCACACCCTACGCGCCCAACTCGCCCTATTCGGCCAGCAAGGCGGCATCCGACCATTTCGTGCGCGCCTGGCACGAGACCTACGGCCTGCCGACGGTGGCCAGCAACTGCTCCAACAACTACGGCTGCTGGCAGTTTCCCGAGAAGCTGATCCCGCTAATGACGCTGAAGGCGTTGCAGGGGCAGCCCCTGCCGGTCTACGGAAGCGGCCTGAACGTGCGCGACTGGCTCTATGTGGACGACCACGCCTCGGCGCTCTGGACCATCCTGACCACCGGGCGTCTGGGCGAGAGCTACAACGTCGGCGGCGACAGCGAGCGACGCAACATCGACGTCGTGCACGCCATCTGCGATCTGGTGGACGAACTGGCCGGACCGCTGCCCGGCGGGCCGCGTCGGAACCTCATTACGCATGTCACCGACCGGCCCGGCCACGACCACCGCTACGCCATCGACGCCACCAAGCTGAAGGCCGAACTGGGTTGGACGCCCGCCGAGACCTTCGAATCCGGCATCCGCCAGACCGTCGCTTGGTATCTGGACAACCGCGCCTGGTGGGAGCGTCTGTCCGCCGGCTATGACGGTCAGCGTCTCGGCGTGGCCCCCGTCGCCGGACCGGCCCATGGCTGAGGCCGCCCCCCACACCCTCCCCGTTCTCGTCTTCGGTGCCAACGGTCAGGTCGGCTTCGAGCTGCGGCGCGCCGCCTGGGCGCCGGGCCTGGCGCCGCTCGGGCTGGACCGCGCGTCCGGCGACGTCACCGACGCAAAGGCGGTGAGCGCGGCCATCGCTGCCCACCGCCCGGCGCTGGTGGTCAACGCCTCGGCCTACACCGCCGTGGACAAAGCGGAGAGCGAGCGGGACACGGCCTTCGCGGTCAACCGCGACGGTCCGGCGAATCTGGCGCGCGCCTGCGCCGCAGCCGGGGTGCCGCTGATCCATATCTCCACCGACTACGTCTTCGACGGGACCAGCAAGACCACCCCCTGGAGCGAGAGCGACCCCGTCGCCCCGCAGGGCGTCTACGCCGCCAGCAAACTGGCCGGCGAAGAAGCCGTGCGGGACGCCCAGCCCGACCATGTGATCCTGCGCACCGCCTGGGTGTTCGGGGCGCACGGGCACAATTTCGTGAAGACCATGCTGCGGCTGGCGCGCGAGCGGGACGAGTTGCGGGTCGTCGCCGACCAGCACGGCTGTCCGAC harbors:
- the rfbB gene encoding dTDP-glucose 4,6-dehydratase translates to MRILVTGGAGFIGSAFIRWVLANTAASIVNVDKLTYAADLESLAPFAENPRYAFEQVDICDETELRRVFADHRPTAVIHLAAETHVDRSIDGPMAFVQTNVVGTVTLLRVALDHWRALEGDAKAAFRFHHVSTDEVFGTLGDDGRFSETTPYAPNSPYSASKAASDHFVRAWHETYGLPTVASNCSNNYGCWQFPEKLIPLMTLKALQGQPLPVYGSGLNVRDWLYVDDHASALWTILTTGRLGESYNVGGDSERRNIDVVHAICDLVDELAGPLPGGPRRNLITHVTDRPGHDHRYAIDATKLKAELGWTPAETFESGIRQTVAWYLDNRAWWERLSAGYDGQRLGVAPVAGPAHG
- the rfbD gene encoding dTDP-4-dehydrorhamnose reductase, encoding MAEAAPHTLPVLVFGANGQVGFELRRAAWAPGLAPLGLDRASGDVTDAKAVSAAIAAHRPALVVNASAYTAVDKAESERDTAFAVNRDGPANLARACAAAGVPLIHISTDYVFDGTSKTTPWSESDPVAPQGVYAASKLAGEEAVRDAQPDHVILRTAWVFGAHGHNFVKTMLRLARERDELRVVADQHGCPTPAAAIAAAIATIAQARLTGEGWTPGTFHYGGAPATTWHGFAERIVDRAAARIGRRPAVTAITTADFPTPARRPANSVLDTARLGQAYGIPPADWMAGLDRVLDDILDETQGVGAKA